One Carya illinoinensis cultivar Pawnee chromosome 5, C.illinoinensisPawnee_v1, whole genome shotgun sequence genomic window, ATCAAGAACCCTTCTCAATATTATTACTAGCTAGCAAGAATTAACACATGACTTAGCTTATGCATGTAACAAGCTGCTAGCGATTAACACCGCGGCATTATCGTTGGTTGGGGGTATTAATAAATGTACAAGTGAACCTTAATGACCAGCAAAAAGATGCCAATGAGAGCAAAGTAGAGGAGGGAGTGGATCAGTATGGATGCACCACTGGTCTGAAAGTTGCCAAACTCGACGCAGCCATGGCTCCCAGGCACTTGGAAAAGCATACCCGGAGTTAACAGCACAAACAGCACCGTAGCCACAAACACTGGACCCCAGTCCGACATCCTTCGAGCTAACTTTGATGATATCTTAAACTGTGTGCCTTGGTTAGTGGCGCTTAATTAATGAGACAAAGAGATAGATCGATCGAGATGATCAGTACTGAAGGAATTGGAGTTTTTTGAGTGGAGTTTATACAAGGAAAGCTAGGGTTGGGAGAGAAAGTTGAGACTTTGGAGGAAAGGAAAGTAGATAAAAAGAGTCATGTTTGTGGGGCAGCGTTGGTCATGACGACTTGGATAATAGATCCAGTAGTACTGCTAGCTAATTTGGCACATCAAAGCTGGGGGAATAACGTCTTGGCCATGCCTTCTTTCCCATTCCTTCTTTCAACAAAAAGTACGTTGTGATTGCAGTACCTTTGTACAGAATATGTATTGTGGAAGCTAATTAAATGCGTAAGGAATTAGATTAGACCATTCACATAAGATGTGTTTTTATACttttgataaatgatatttgtaggtATATAGTGGCCGGTGTATtgcacattttaaaaaaaaaagagtaaatataagatttatatgaaaaaattaagttttttaatgataaattttattcttttttaaaataaatgcacGACACTTGTATAACTCAtaattgtatctaatattactgaCATTATAAATCCaaagaataatgttaaatacaaatcttaaatagataaatactATACAAgtcatttataaaaaagtaaagctTACTAATAAAAacgtaattttttatatttttttaaagtgaggtatattttttatgagagTTTATAAgagatttttctatttaaaatttatacaaattatttctcAAACCCAAATGTATGGACTCTACTTTCCTGTTGATTGCTTCCCAACCCATTTACCTTGACCGCTTCGCAATGAAGGGATTGGATAAATTCCACCCTCAGATTTGTTGAAGGGATGCAAATGTCAGCCCAGCTATCTTTTCTTTACCTAAAATAATGGAAAGAATTCTATTACCTATCGATATTttcgtgtattttttttatatattttattaatataattgattaaaataaatattttttattaaaaaaaatataattaatcatattaataaaatatataaaaatacataaaaataactatatatataatttttgtaataaaaaagtcattttcacctcctctattatataaaataaggaaaaatataattacaaacacaattgtgtactaatttgtacatcaatatgatgtgattgatcaaaaagtaaattttattgaaaacagtgttaatttaaattttaagtatgaatgaatcagtattagtatacagattaataaacaactgtgtttgtatataacaaaattcttaaaataatccATCAGTTTTCTAGATTTGTGGACACCACCAGACACGTCTTCAATTTTCAGCAGTAACCCATGTCTTAAAAAATAGGTAATTGATCTACTCATTAACTACCGTTCATCCTAACACAACACACCATTGACATTgacgtggttttttttttttttttttttttttttaacttgatgAAATGTGCATATAGTAGCCCATTTCGAAAATTTCCCACCTCCCTTGCGATCTCTCCCCTTCTCAGCATCTTCTTGCTCTTCTTCTATCCCTACTTGCATTCTTACATATTGCTGAAGTCTcagcttcttcttcctcttcgtGTGAAAATTCTTTGGGCGCCCTACCATTTCCTCCGCACAGTTCTTCAAATTCTCATGTAACCTTTGAgatctttttttcctctttaagTTTTGTATTATGGTTTTTGTTTGGGTATAGAGGGAGGTGAAGGGACAGGCTCTCTTCTGCAGATCTGGAACACGGTTTCTCTTTTGCAGATTTGGACGCAATAATACTTTAACATTATTCCGTGTGCTAGTTTCCAAACAAAGTCACAAACCCATGGCCCATAAATGTCTGTGTTTGCCCTTGATTCACAAAGAGACAAAGATATGGAGTAAAGAGGGATATAGGAGCACGAGAGGAAGCGAAAGAGATAGGAGCACGCATGGCTTTGCCCTAGAATcatagagagaagagagagagagagagagagagagagagagagtaacatGAGAGGAAGTGAAAGGGGAGCACAACAAGGAGAGAAAAGCCAGTGTTTCAGTGGATGACTTTGTGCACGAGGAGATGAAGCACGAGTAGAGGAGAGGAGTCTTTCGAGCTGAGGAGATGAAGATAGATTAGAGATTAATTTGTGGGTTTAGAGCATTGAAAATGGCCTAACTATtaccaaatttaaaatttagttataatttcatattttggccataatatcaatttttagttaaataagttcaataataatataatattatatattttaataatatttgattttttttttacaaatacacctcatatattaattaataattttattaaaacataaaatgtggtaatttatttcaatgtagtacttatatgatttatttcaatatgataaagagaggaaaaagttaatgaaaataataaaataattagatagagATTGAATAGTAACTCTCCAACAATGGAGAGTCCCATTAATTTACTGTAGTTCAAGTGTTGAGTTTTAGACTTTTGACTAGTCCAATGTGAAAGCTTTTTCTGTCATTTAGCTAAAGTTTGGACTTATATTGGCATTTGACTagaccattgccaatgctcttataGAGAGAAGAGCAGAGAAAACACATGAACGAGGGGAGGATTTGGGGCCGATTTGAGTGTTTTTATATTTCATTCGTGAATCCGTTTTGCCACGTTAAGGTATGTGGTGTAGAATATGTGGACTATTTGAAGAGAATATTTATTCTAAAATTAATACCTTGagttatattagtttaatttgttttagatatattttttttctttttgtcaaaCGCGCGTGTTGCATGAATCGAAAATGAATTATGAGAACTCGATCCCTACATtcatttaacttaaaaaaaaaaaaaaaaatgttaggtTCATGCACAACTTTAACGTAAGCCCGTTCTAAAATggtaataaaagtaattttgtaTACTTTTTTAGTGTGTGgttcacttttttttcttttacaaaatgcTTAAATCAAATTTGTCATTCTAAACGAgtacaaataattattaaaaagaacTTGCTTATATATAACGTGAACAACACTTGACAATGACATATTGTTGATGAAGatgaacataattatataaagcaAAACAAATTCAGAACTTGGAATGTCATATAATGCTTGGAATAAAATTTTCTAACTACTAAACAAAACATCACGCACAATATTAGATCAGTGGATCATTAACATCATGGATTagactaattaatattttaatttaaatagaaatgtaaaaatgataaatcactaAAATTTTTACTTGGAAAATGATAAGGTCACCGAAGATTTCTACCAATAATTTCTATTGAtttgggtcttttttttttttacttaattgttAAGGAAGTAtgagtttgtatatatatttttttaaatctttaaagtgatttaaaaaaactttaaaataaaataaaataaaacaaaataaaaccagTGATGCACCGTCTGGAGAATTTCTATTTTACGAAGCATGCTTTGCATATGCTccatttgagagagaaaaacaaaaacatttccGTACTTTGAAAAGAGCATGACAtgaactcatatatatatatatatatatatatggatcccACGCAGCAACACTTACTTCTTTTTCGGCCAAGTGATTATCTTGTTGATAAGGAGGAATGATTATATGACCCCACGGCGCTACAAAAATCGAACAATCAAACACCCATGATTGTCCATACGATACGCGAAGCCAAAGCCGAAGTTAGgtttttttcctcaaattaaTCAGCCACGCCACAAGGAACCCCATCgcgttcttttctttttccattttttttgtatttttttaacttttcagtGCTATATCATTGCATGATacatggaaaagagaaaaaaagtagTAGGATTAGCGCGTAGAAAGCAGCTTCCTTTACTTCTATGCTGCCCAATTCttctttaggttttttttttctaatccaATTCTTCTTTAGTTACTCATGTACGTACGTAATAGTTTCAACTTTCAATCGAGAATGAGCGGTCGTCACCGGCACgagctattatttttttatgtaaggcTGCCtttagtttatcaattcacttcaatttatctcaatttattttatttaattattataattttgttaacttcaaacataaaatataataaataatttaatttttttagatattaaaataataatattttaataatattttattcaacttctaactttcatttcaatttatttcaactcaactcactagATAAATCagctaaatttataattttaagacgTATAActtcctatatttttttaaatagataagtttataattcatataaaaattagaaataatttatttaagtcctaaATAGATAAGCATTAtgcaactttttataaaaaaaatagatcacatctttaaaaggtgtaaaaatattattttttattagtacgattcatttttttttataaaaaatttatatgagatttatctatttgagaattttatctaatattagtctaaaacaaaacatatttttaatgaggtatatttcaaaataaaaaataatttatacacaTCTTAAATAGACAAGCTTCaagtaaatttttgtaaaaaaatttattccacttaaaaaagtgtaaaaataatatttttagtgggactcacttttttataaaaaaaaattgtataaaatttatttattttgagatttatatttagtattattttttcataattatataatattacttttattttattatttaaaaaaaccgAATGTGTTTGACAGGTCGGATTCACATCTGCCACGTGGGGTCTACAATTGAATGAGTAGAGGAATATGCTCTGCACGACAACCTGCTTCTCGCGCGTGCTTCTCTGGGGCCTAATTCAGTAAGGAAAATTATAGGGCCTAATTCAGTAATTCTACATATGATGTTTTACTTGTAATAGTAATACTACTTCCACTTCCACCTATGGATAGTCAAATAAACCATTTCTCATAATTAAGGACACAGAATAAGACAAAGCCATTGATGTACGTAGCCACCTGGAAGATCTAAGAGCATTCTAGGTAGATTGTCCAAatgcatattcaaattttagttaatatcagatcaatttatatttatttattttatttaaatttaattattatattatattatttatttactttttatataataataaaatattattaattaaataatttttttatttaatatatttttatcacattgtgtagttctattaattaaatattaataataattgtattctaattaaattaatgttaaaaaagtattattaaatgttaaatgttaattatattttaattaatttaatttatttgtttgtaatGATAAacgaatattttaatatttgatgaaaCAACTGtagttaataatatttgatcaaatattataactaaaatttaaattattttagaggtTCCCAATCCAATATAAAGTTGTTTTTACacaaattatctaaattttaactAGGAAAATATTAGTCTTACAGCTAGTTTCTACCAATAGATTCTACCgctatgttttatttgtttttttattattttttttaacttaatgattaagtaagagttttttaataatattgtgattttttttttatttttttaaaaatatttaaatgtattaaaaaaatatatgtaaataaatatgaaaaaaataaaaaattttaaacaacttGCGGGAGCCCCAGCGGTGTGTGTAGCACCGCCTTTTTAACTATCCTTCAATTCTGGCCAAGCCAAAGGTCAATTAAAGAAAACATGAATAACAAAAGTTAATGGGAAACGCTACCTGTCGGTCGGGTGTGATTCTCCCTTTTACACTAGCGAATAAGGAGGTCTCATGTATGGTGTAGTAAACTGGAGATTACATTCGATGCAGCTGATTgtgtgaaaaatataaaatcacttTCCCTCTCCCTCTTTGTTCCTCCCCCCACCCGGTCACTTCactcccccttctctctctctctctctctctctcaaactctcAAATATGCTTTCTATCTCCTTTGAAGAACAATCTCTTTCAAAACGCCTCCTTGACCTCCCATTGTTGCTCCCCTCATCTATAATCATCAGATCGTCAGAGCCCTCAAGGTCGTCGAGAGAGACGTTGTAGCCTATGCTGATGAGTTACTTAGATTTGAACCCcataaatttgaaacaaaaaagtCTGCCATTGCAACAAAAGAAACAGCCTAAAAGGTTGTGTGCATGCCTATGTGGGATATCTGAAAGTCTATAGATGTGAACCCCATCCACACATTATATGAATGCTGAGAGAGATATAGAACAAGGCTATACTCTTCTAAACATGACTAAACCTGCAGAATGTCAATAATAATAGCCATAGACATCACAATGCTTAACCTGAATTGAAAAACATATTTAGAAACTTGGGTATGATTTAAAAATGGACCTACACCTTCATTCGCCTGACATTTCTTTGAGGTAAAAGCACTCCTCAAAAAGCATTCGCATGCATATGAGCACAACCACATGAATTACACATTAATAGCCATAGCAAGTttaaagtgaaataaaaaccataaaTTAAATCAATAACAACCCAAAATTTTCTATGCATATTTTAGCTTAAAACggcacaaatatagttttactaAAGGGcaaaagggaaaagaagagaTGAGAGGAGAAAGGAGAAGGGGATGGCACGGGGAGGTCAAAGACAAAGGGAAAGATGGAATACGAGAAAGAAGAGGGGAGATGAGAAATGAGAGATTGCGGAGAGgacagagaaaaagagaaaactagCCTAAactataaaatacataaatgatCTCCTATACGGTGAGATTCTATTAACTGGTGTAAAGTGGGAAAGGGCATCCGATCGGTTCTGAATTGTTTCTAAAGTAAATACGCACCATACCCGATCCTCTGTAGTAAAAGGGGGAGCCTTTTTCCTTAACTCAcagattctttttttattatcagGAGGTTCACACCGAACCCCATAAAACTTgaagttattataaattttaaataataataataatcgacCTTGAAAAAATACTCTATGGTCTGCTGCATAcaattaaagatttttaatcCTAAGCAAATGCCAAAGATCAAATTCCAGCAATACTTCGAGAAAAGCCTAACGTTTAAAGAATCAGTCTCCtcgtttaaaaaatatagactGATCGATTTAAATGcttattaaaaatcaaatataattgaaactctccaaaaaactaaaattcaaaacaaaaagactTAAGCAAATTGGATGGCCAACATAGATCGGATGTTTTCATCTTATCTATACCGTACACTAGTTTTTCATATCCAAAcacattatatttcatttataaattttaaaaatattttcttaaataagcAATAATGAACAATACATAAATAGTGAAAATATGATATGAACAgtacataaacattataatcaGACGTGAACAGTGCATAAACAATAGACAATTTGGCTATCCTTATTAAATAGTAGGAcccacacattttttaaattctaaaaataaaaaaatatctcatttcatcgcACTATtcaaatatacatttttttacaaattattttatctcatcttaacttaaaatttttattattatttaaaatatctcattttatcttatctaaattttgtatataaacaaacctaaatgattaaaaattaatcataatattAATTGTTATTTGACGTCGCATCAATAGAGGTTTGAAAATAGAGCCTGTCTTTTTGATTAATGCAAATGTGCAACATGCTTTTCGTGAAACAAAATATGATAGATAGATTTTTTTGGCAAAAGAAGGTAGGGTGTCTTTGGATTTTTCTGGAGATGACGCTTAGCCcacgtatattttattttgttgaattaagattttaaGATATTAAGTTACTGTAACGCGGTACTATTCACAAATTGTACTGCTGCACTATTTATCAagggtatttttagaaaaggttggttttattttagcctAGAGTTTTGTGAAggtttagtttaaatacttATTGTTGTCTCATTTTAGAGAtatgtgaaaatttatgaaaattattgaattttattcattatgagttaaatttatctcctcttgttcttgattgaacttatcaaaagtaaatcacaacctttgtagtatttttcttttgtaatctaaattcttgagacaggtttttTAACAAgtttagattttcatataatctaagttcttgaaacgagtttctCAACGAATCTAGGTTCTTTCATGGTTTAGGTCAGTTTCGGGGTCTTATACTGATAGATGAGTTTTACCTTATTTTcgaatataataattttatttgggatgtataaaataatttttggtttATATTGGTTTGGAGATCTGA contains:
- the LOC122311620 gene encoding uncharacterized protein LOC122311620, which produces MSDWGPVFVATVLFVLLTPGMLFQVPGSHGCVEFGNFQTSGASILIHSLLYFALIGIFLLVIKVHLYIY